Proteins from a single region of Anaerotignum faecicola:
- a CDS encoding flagellar motor protein MotB yields the protein MAGKKKKDSGGGAKWQDTYGDMVTLLLCFFVLLYSMSTLSTEKWEILVRSFNPDAEELSQIVTGEEQNSMQNAVDGSVEPPEAMNDFDQLYYQLSEYIKQNNMESSVELSKGDGFTFITFRDNVFFDGDSYILKDEGKAVLDEFSNAIAQAGDSIEEIQILGHTSQASPTEPNEPISDRFLASNRATTVLLYIQEKNIIDPAKLVSSGFGQFRPISPFDTRESRAKNRRVEILITKTDSVVRTLEQYYEEAHMVDESLVQNE from the coding sequence ATGGCGGGCAAGAAGAAAAAGGATAGTGGCGGCGGCGCGAAATGGCAGGATACATACGGCGACATGGTAACGCTTTTGCTTTGCTTTTTTGTGCTGCTTTATTCAATGAGTACATTAAGCACCGAAAAGTGGGAAATACTGGTGAGGAGTTTCAACCCCGATGCAGAGGAGCTTTCCCAGATAGTGACGGGAGAGGAACAGAATAGTATGCAGAATGCGGTTGACGGATCGGTTGAGCCGCCGGAGGCAATGAATGATTTCGACCAGCTTTATTACCAGCTTTCGGAATATATTAAGCAAAACAACATGGAATCAAGCGTAGAGCTTTCAAAGGGCGACGGCTTTACATTTATAACATTCAGGGACAACGTATTTTTTGACGGCGACAGCTACATATTAAAGGATGAAGGCAAAGCCGTGCTTGATGAATTTTCAAACGCAATCGCACAAGCCGGCGACTCCATTGAAGAAATACAGATTTTAGGCCATACTTCGCAGGCAAGCCCTACGGAGCCTAACGAACCTATAAGCGACAGGTTCCTTGCTTCAAACAGGGCGACAACGGTACTGCTTTATATACAGGAAAAAAATATAATAGACCCGGCAAAGCTTGTATCAAGCGGCTTTGGCCAATTCAGGCCGATAAGCCCTTTTGATACCAGGGAATCGAGGGCAAAAAACAGGCGCGTTGAAATACTTATTACAAAAACAGACAGCGTAGTAAGAACGCTTGAACAGTATTATGAAGAAGCCCATATGGTGGATGAAAGTTTAGTTCAAAACGAATAA
- a CDS encoding FliM/FliN family flagellar motor switch protein has protein sequence MPEVLSQSQIDALISSMASGGAAEEKKEEKHYKKYDFYSPKKFTKDKLKMLFGIYENYARLCSSRINSIVRGSSAVEVAAVEEQRYYEFSNALSDNDVITLINVKMPDDTVNGPIVLHTTGPLMLCMIDRMIGGTGEEIEEDISNSYVYTDIEIALYNNIVKYLVSIMADGWMNYLDLKFELEKVETNPSMMQKIGRDETIVIIVLDVEIGSVKGKINICLPGNFLAGVFKIFDDNPERAERDEDSSAEIFENIKGTAMEIKAELGNSVLMLKDVYGLQVGDVINLNKPKDSDVFLYIEGEPWFKGELGKSNKNMAVKINEICEKI, from the coding sequence ATGCCAGAGGTATTATCGCAAAGTCAGATTGACGCATTAATAAGTTCCATGGCAAGCGGCGGGGCCGCTGAAGAAAAAAAGGAAGAAAAGCATTATAAAAAATACGATTTCTACAGCCCTAAAAAATTCACAAAAGATAAGCTTAAAATGCTTTTCGGAATATATGAAAATTATGCAAGGCTCTGTTCTTCAAGGATAAACAGCATTGTAAGAGGATCAAGCGCCGTAGAGGTAGCCGCGGTTGAAGAACAAAGGTATTATGAATTCAGCAACGCATTAAGCGATAACGACGTTATAACTCTTATTAATGTTAAAATGCCGGACGATACCGTAAACGGCCCCATTGTGCTCCATACTACAGGGCCGCTTATGCTTTGCATGATAGACAGGATGATCGGCGGCACAGGCGAGGAAATCGAGGAGGATATTTCAAATTCATACGTTTATACAGATATAGAAATAGCCCTTTACAACAATATAGTTAAATACCTTGTTTCGATTATGGCTGACGGTTGGATGAATTATCTTGACCTAAAGTTTGAACTTGAAAAAGTTGAAACAAACCCCAGCATGATGCAGAAAATAGGCAGGGATGAAACGATTGTTATTATTGTTCTTGACGTTGAAATCGGCTCGGTTAAAGGCAAGATAAATATCTGTCTTCCGGGCAACTTCCTTGCGGGAGTATTTAAGATATTTGACGACAACCCCGAACGTGCGGAACGCGACGAGGATTCAAGCGCTGAAATATTTGAAAATATTAAAGGGACCGCAATGGAGATCAAAGCGGAGCTTGGAAACTCTGTCCTTATGCTTAAGGACGTATACGGCCTTCAGGTGGGGGACGTTATCAATTTGAACAAGCCTAAGGATTCGGACGTTTTCCTTTACATTGAAGGGGAACCGTGGTTTAAAGGCGAACTCGGAAAGAGCAATAAAAACATGGCTGTTAAGATTAACGAAATTTGTGAGAAAATATAG
- the fliN gene encoding flagellar motor switch protein FliN, producing the protein MSSKIFSPIELDAIGEILNISLGASATAISTMLTKRVDITTPHVEVVDFDEFDYTEMDPAIGVEITYVSGLSGSNIMLLKRHDVKVIVELLMGVEMSDEEFELNEMNMSAVCEVMNQMMGASSTALSEFLGEVVNISTPVSYEIEDIKAFKEKCFNGEEQMVVINFNLKIDELIESRFMNLMPTKLAKKLVSAFGLGDYIEEEKAAEPDPAPLPLEEPSNKMMSQEEIEALISGGAPKEEAPAGEPSNKMMSQEEIEALISGGAPKEEAPAGEPSNKMMSQEEIEALISGGAPKEEAPAEEPSGKMMSQEEIEALISGGAAKEEAQTEKTSAAKAQDAPPQAAQQMPPYPPYPPYPTAMQVPEGYPQAPPGYPPMYGYGYYPPYGYPPVPPQQQEKAPKEEPKMINARPVETQQFGAAETIGEEQAENLELIMDVPLEISVEIGRTKKPIKEILELASGSLVVLDKLAGEQVDIYANGQCIAKGDVVVVDDNFGVRITEIIKNEVEKN; encoded by the coding sequence ATGAGTTCTAAAATTTTTAGCCCAATCGAACTCGATGCGATAGGCGAAATACTCAACATAAGTTTAGGCGCCTCGGCTACCGCTATATCCACTATGCTTACCAAAAGGGTCGATATAACAACGCCGCATGTGGAGGTTGTCGATTTTGACGAGTTTGATTATACGGAAATGGACCCGGCTATCGGAGTTGAAATAACATATGTATCAGGCTTAAGCGGCAGCAACATAATGCTTTTAAAACGCCACGACGTTAAAGTTATAGTTGAGCTTTTGATGGGCGTAGAAATGTCGGATGAAGAATTCGAGCTTAACGAGATGAATATGAGTGCCGTATGCGAGGTTATGAACCAGATGATGGGGGCGTCGTCAACGGCGCTGTCGGAATTTTTGGGCGAGGTAGTAAATATTTCAACTCCTGTTTCTTATGAGATAGAGGATATTAAAGCTTTCAAAGAGAAATGCTTTAACGGCGAAGAACAAATGGTGGTTATCAATTTTAACCTTAAAATTGACGAACTTATTGAAAGCCGTTTTATGAACCTTATGCCGACTAAGCTTGCTAAAAAGCTTGTTTCCGCGTTTGGCTTAGGGGATTATATAGAGGAGGAAAAAGCGGCGGAACCGGACCCGGCTCCACTGCCTTTGGAAGAACCTTCTAATAAAATGATGTCGCAGGAAGAGATAGAGGCTCTTATAAGCGGCGGGGCGCCAAAAGAAGAAGCCCCGGCGGGAGAACCTTCCAATAAAATGATGTCGCAGGAAGAAATAGAGGCTCTTATAAGCGGCGGGGCGCCAAAAGAAGAAGCCCCGGCAGGAGAACCTTCCAATAAAATGATGTCGCAGGAAGAGATAGAGGCTCTTATAAGCGGCGGGGCGCCAAAAGAAGAAGCCCCGGCAGAAGAACCTTCCGGCAAAATGATGTCGCAGGAAGAGATAGAGGCTCTTATAAGCGGCGGGGCGGCGAAGGAAGAAGCGCAGACGGAAAAGACATCTGCCGCCAAAGCGCAGGATGCGCCGCCGCAGGCAGCCCAGCAGATGCCGCCGTATCCTCCGTATCCGCCTTATCCTACGGCTATGCAGGTTCCCGAAGGGTATCCGCAGGCGCCTCCGGGATACCCGCCTATGTACGGATACGGCTATTATCCGCCGTACGGATATCCGCCTGTACCTCCTCAGCAGCAGGAAAAAGCTCCTAAGGAGGAGCCGAAAATGATTAACGCCCGCCCTGTTGAAACACAGCAGTTTGGGGCGGCGGAAACCATAGGCGAAGAACAGGCGGAAAACCTTGAACTGATTATGGATGTCCCGCTTGAAATCTCCGTTGAAATAGGCCGAACTAAAAAGCCTATTAAGGAAATATTGGAGCTTGCAAGCGGATCGCTGGTTGTGCTCGACAAGCTTGCCGGGGAACAGGTTGATATATATGCCAACGGCCAGTGCATTGCAAAAGGCGACGTAGTAGTGGTTGACGACAATTTCGGTGTTAGGATAACGGAAATAATCAAAAATGAAGTTGAAAAGAATTAA
- a CDS encoding response regulator yields the protein MAKILLVDDAAFMRMMEKDTLTKNGYTDIYEACDGAEAVEKYDELKPDLVIMDITMPNMDGLEALKTIRGKDANATIVMCSAMGQEAMVIDALKSGAKDFIVKPFKPDRLLKTVTTLLG from the coding sequence ATGGCAAAAATATTATTAGTGGACGACGCGGCTTTTATGAGGATGATGGAGAAGGACACCCTTACGAAAAACGGCTACACAGATATTTACGAGGCTTGCGACGGCGCCGAAGCCGTGGAAAAATACGACGAGCTGAAACCGGATCTTGTTATAATGGATATAACAATGCCGAATATGGACGGCCTTGAAGCTTTAAAAACAATAAGGGGCAAAGACGCCAATGCCACGATAGTTATGTGCTCGGCAATGGGTCAGGAAGCTATGGTTATCGACGCTCTTAAATCCGGGGCTAAGGACTTTATTGTTAAGCCTTTTAAGCCTGACAGGCTCTTAAAAACAGTTACCACCCTGCTTGGCTGA
- a CDS encoding flagellar biosynthetic protein FliO — MAGTLFTVAAILYLSYIVSKRVGKGMAAVHNSRHMKIIDRMFVGQDRSLLIVQIGGRYCLVGVSAAGIQFLGDLEESDITELTPDMPPPDNFPAFSDIFSGKLFNAKRNKK; from the coding sequence GTGGCCGGAACCCTTTTTACGGTGGCCGCGATACTTTATTTAAGCTATATAGTGTCAAAGCGCGTCGGAAAAGGAATGGCGGCCGTCCACAATTCCCGGCATATGAAAATTATCGACAGGATGTTTGTGGGACAAGACAGGAGCCTTCTTATAGTCCAAATCGGCGGGAGGTACTGCCTTGTCGGCGTTTCGGCGGCGGGGATACAGTTTCTGGGCGACCTTGAGGAAAGCGACATTACGGAATTAACGCCGGATATGCCGCCGCCGGATAATTTTCCCGCTTTTTCGGATATTTTTTCAGGCAAGCTTTTTAATGCTAAAAGAAATAAAAAGTAA
- the fliP gene encoding flagellar type III secretion system pore protein FliP (The bacterial flagellar biogenesis protein FliP forms a type III secretion system (T3SS)-type pore required for flagellar assembly.) — protein MGESIVNINGSNIQTLELFFIMTVMMLLPSIVVMMTSFTRIVIVLSFTRNALGTQQTPPNTVLVGIALFLTLFIMSPTLEAVNRDAYIPYKNEEITQEEALKRASVPMKEFMLGETEISSLNMYLDFAGEEMPEDVNELPLKIVIPAFMTSELKQAFIMGFLIFIPFLLIDIVVSSALMSMGMIMLPPATISLPFKLLLFVTVDGWELLFSTLVKGFGG, from the coding sequence ATGGGTGAATCGATTGTAAACATAAACGGAAGCAATATCCAAACTTTAGAGCTGTTTTTTATAATGACAGTGATGATGCTCCTGCCGTCTATTGTGGTGATGATGACGTCATTTACAAGGATTGTGATAGTGCTTTCTTTTACAAGAAACGCGCTGGGCACGCAGCAGACCCCGCCAAACACAGTGCTTGTAGGCATAGCGCTGTTTTTGACGCTTTTTATAATGTCGCCGACGCTTGAGGCGGTTAACAGGGACGCGTATATCCCGTATAAAAACGAAGAGATAACTCAGGAAGAAGCGTTGAAACGCGCTTCCGTGCCGATGAAGGAATTTATGCTGGGCGAAACTGAAATAAGTTCGCTTAATATGTACCTTGATTTTGCCGGGGAAGAAATGCCCGAGGATGTTAACGAACTTCCTTTAAAAATAGTTATACCGGCTTTTATGACAAGCGAGCTGAAGCAGGCGTTTATAATGGGGTTTTTGATTTTTATACCGTTTTTGCTTATTGACATAGTCGTTTCCAGCGCGCTTATGTCAATGGGTATGATTATGCTTCCGCCGGCGACAATTTCCCTGCCGTTTAAGCTTTTGCTTTTTGTAACGGTTGACGGGTGGGAACTTTTATTTTCAACCCTTGTCAAAGGGTTCGGCGGTTAA
- the fliQ gene encoding flagellar biosynthesis protein FliQ, with amino-acid sequence MTNAEVLDIMRSALVMAVKLSGPMLLLSMAVGVLISVLQAATQIHEQTLTFVPKLIVIGVVCLITGSWMLTSLQEFTFDIFTMMLR; translated from the coding sequence GTGACTAACGCTGAAGTGTTGGATATAATGAGAAGCGCGCTTGTAATGGCCGTTAAGCTGAGCGGGCCTATGCTTTTGTTAAGCATGGCTGTCGGCGTGCTTATTTCGGTTTTGCAGGCGGCTACGCAAATACATGAGCAGACGCTTACTTTCGTGCCTAAGCTTATCGTTATAGGAGTGGTATGCCTTATAACCGGTTCATGGATGCTTACTTCCCTGCAGGAATTCACATTTGATATATTTACAATGATGCTGCGGTAA
- the fliR gene encoding flagellar biosynthetic protein FliR, with product MRGMENILLFSLIVMRITGFIVFNPILGRRNAPAIVKMGIVMALSIIAVSYNGQAPVEAANALEYSFLLLKEFFLGFVIGTVVNLFLNIIVFAGESIDMQMGLSMSKIFDASSNAQLSLSATFFNIVFILLFFASDAHLALIRMLLTSGEVVPYGSVIITSGLSSAVLTVFCDCIVLAVRMAMPMLAAEILVEVGVGILMKTIPQINVFVVNIQAKIIFGLILLVFLFTPMAGFLDGVIEDMFKVLQEILTLM from the coding sequence ATGCGTGGAATGGAAAATATACTTTTATTTTCGCTTATAGTGATGAGAATAACGGGATTTATCGTATTTAATCCCATTTTGGGCAGGCGCAACGCCCCGGCTATTGTGAAAATGGGCATTGTAATGGCTTTAAGCATTATAGCCGTTTCATATAACGGGCAGGCTCCCGTGGAAGCGGCAAACGCCTTGGAATATTCGTTCCTGCTGTTAAAGGAGTTTTTCCTTGGGTTTGTTATCGGCACGGTTGTAAACCTGTTTTTGAATATAATCGTTTTTGCGGGCGAAAGCATAGACATGCAGATGGGGCTTTCCATGTCGAAAATATTCGACGCGTCAAGCAACGCCCAGCTTTCGCTGAGCGCCACGTTTTTTAATATTGTTTTTATACTTCTCTTTTTTGCCTCAGACGCCCATTTGGCTTTAATACGCATGCTATTAACAAGCGGCGAGGTTGTGCCGTACGGCAGCGTAATTATAACAAGCGGGCTTTCGTCGGCTGTGCTGACTGTTTTCTGCGACTGCATAGTGCTTGCCGTAAGAATGGCTATGCCCATGCTTGCGGCGGAGATACTTGTTGAAGTCGGCGTGGGCATACTGATGAAAACGATACCGCAGATTAATGTTTTTGTTGTCAACATACAGGCCAAGATAATATTCGGCCTTATACTTCTTGTATTTTTGTTCACGCCGATGGCCGGATTTTTGGACGGCGTAATTGAAGATATGTTTAAGGTTTTGCAGGAAATATTGACGCTTATGTAA
- the flhB gene encoding flagellar biosynthesis protein FlhB — MADSSKTEKATSKKRSDERKKGNIFLSKDIVTLVSLLGMFFSLKLLFPNIYVSVKSYMADGIVLAGETTEVTNELIREITNEFIIAFAKIAAPLLFISILLAVAATVFQTKPIFITENLKPKFNKLNPINGIKNLFSLRSIVEIIKGVIKITILIAILYDFVEKRLIEFPKLLYMDLISSSTYILSSIFSMVMTVSIAFAAVSVLDYFYQWWEYERQIKMSKEEIKEEYKQMEGDPKVKGKIKETQRKMAMSRMMQAVPTADVVVKNPTHFAVALKYDPDKDNAPVVVAKGQDELALRIIRIAEENKVYVIENKPLARALYAQADVNAEIPPDYYGAIAELLVYVYRIKNKL, encoded by the coding sequence ATGGCGGACAGCTCCAAGACCGAAAAAGCCACCTCGAAAAAGCGAAGCGACGAACGCAAAAAAGGGAATATATTCCTCAGTAAAGATATTGTTACCCTTGTTTCGCTGTTGGGTATGTTTTTCAGTTTAAAACTTCTTTTTCCAAATATATATGTTTCCGTAAAATCATATATGGCGGACGGAATTGTACTTGCCGGGGAAACTACGGAAGTAACAAACGAACTTATAAGGGAAATTACAAATGAATTTATTATTGCTTTTGCAAAAATAGCGGCTCCGCTTTTGTTTATTTCAATACTGCTTGCGGTTGCCGCCACGGTTTTCCAGACAAAGCCGATATTTATAACGGAAAACCTGAAGCCGAAATTTAATAAACTTAACCCGATAAACGGCATAAAAAACCTTTTTTCCCTGCGCAGTATAGTTGAAATAATAAAGGGCGTTATAAAAATAACGATACTTATTGCGATACTTTATGATTTTGTAGAAAAACGCCTTATTGAATTTCCGAAACTTTTATATATGGATCTTATTTCTTCAAGCACATATATATTAAGTTCCATTTTTTCGATGGTTATGACTGTTTCTATAGCCTTTGCGGCCGTTTCGGTGCTGGATTACTTTTACCAGTGGTGGGAATATGAACGGCAGATAAAAATGTCAAAGGAAGAAATAAAAGAAGAATATAAGCAGATGGAAGGCGATCCGAAGGTTAAAGGCAAAATTAAGGAAACTCAAAGGAAAATGGCGATGAGCAGGATGATGCAGGCCGTGCCAACGGCCGACGTTGTAGTTAAAAACCCTACGCATTTTGCCGTTGCTTTAAAATACGATCCGGATAAGGACAATGCGCCCGTCGTCGTGGCAAAAGGGCAGGACGAGCTTGCGCTGCGTATTATCCGCATAGCTGAAGAAAACAAAGTTTATGTAATCGAAAATAAACCCCTTGCCAGGGCGCTTTATGCCCAGGCGGACGTAAATGCGGAAATACCGCCGGATTATTACGGCGCTATAGCGGAACTGCTTGTTTACGTTTACAGGATTAAGAATAAATTATAA